A single Gammaproteobacteria bacterium DNA region contains:
- the hfq gene encoding RNA chaperone Hfq produces MSKGQSLQEPFLNALRKEHVPVSIYLVNGIKLQGQIESFDQFVILLKNSVSQMVYKHAVSTVVPARNVKLPRSDEEQPPAPM; encoded by the coding sequence ATGAGTAAAGGACAATCGTTGCAGGAACCCTTTTTAAACGCGCTACGCAAAGAGCATGTGCCGGTGTCGATTTATCTTGTCAATGGCATCAAATTGCAGGGGCAGATCGAATCCTTTGACCAGTTTGTCATCCTGTTGAAGAATTCCGTCAGCCAGATGGTCTACAAGCACGCGGTTTCGACCGTCGTCCCGGCGCGCAATGTCAAACTGCCGCGTTCCGATGAGGAACAGCCGCCGGCGCCGATGTGA